The proteins below are encoded in one region of Lytechinus pictus isolate F3 Inbred chromosome 11, Lp3.0, whole genome shotgun sequence:
- the LOC135155952 gene encoding uncharacterized protein LOC135155952 has product MEEEEKEDDSDDDDVDEDYDNESDDEYDDDDDLTLMELEAALDQMKEELEQTTTSKEIKKKKKRLLRTIINTMIPEQTVDEKDDKLKTQADQIRRLEAIQESKYRQDHEVLALHRESNAIRQTNDELQNKQSELEEVIEDLNHSLDEEKQTVQELRQLIQIYEGRGHGAVLRHERIHHIRGEEQMKTANDHKPATKL; this is encoded by the exons atggaggaggaagagaaggaggatgacagtgatgatgatgacgttgaCGAAGACTACGACAACGAAAgcgatgatgaatatgatgatgatgatgatctgaCGCTGATG GAGTTAGAGGCCGCCTTGGATCAGATGAAGGAAGAATTAGAACAGACGACAACTtcaaaagaaatcaagaaaaagaagaaaagactTCTGAGGACcatcatcaatacaatgataCCAGAACAG aCGGTAGATGAGAAGGATGATAAGCTGAAGACCCAGGCTGATCAGATCCG TCGTCTGGAGGCCATTCAAGAATCTAAATACAGGCAAGACCACGAAGTACTTGCCCTTCATCGAGAGAGCAACGCCATTAGACAAACCAATGATGAACTGCAGAACAAGCAAAGCGAACTTGAGGAGGTCATCGAGGACCTCAACCACAGTCTCGATGAGGAGAAACAAACCGTCCAAGAACTTCGTCAACTAATCCAAAT CTATGAGGGCAGAGGCCATGGTGCAGTCCTCCGACATGAGAGAATACATCACATACGGGGTGAAGAG CAAATGAAAACCGCCAATGATCACAAGCCAGCTACAAAGCTCTGA
- the LOC135155941 gene encoding papilin-like, whose product MAVTTKVFLLIVFDILLACTSFASGEGSREWSSWTGCSQTCGYGVDYRHRPCPRGDHAECDVSELGQLNRCKLQECPIHGGWSQWTNSSECSSPCGYRNQTRSCTNPIPTNGGRKCPGETSKKIRCWGLPDCEVESSSLQSSWAPDNVSKHPTTPEVVEPENSPLSSIPHPANSGNIDPVTPGEGISWVNTGGAHAVSFEHYNAGELQDGSPTPDSGNFSMLSRISTGDSADHVSSFDAGESHDGSPPTTAGDIHPTSHEGNPGTVPQGSGDSNAGDQDGSPTPDSVNFSILSRISTGVSADHVSSFDAGESHDGSPPTTAGDIDPTSQGNPETVPHGSGDSNAGDQDGSPTPDSVNFSILSRISTGVSADHVSSVDAGESHDGSPPTTAGDIDPTSQGNPETVPHGSGDSNAGDQDGSPTPDSVNFSILSRISTGDSADHVSSFDAGESHDGSRPTTAGDIDPTSQDNPDTVPQGSGDSNAGDQDGSPTPDPGNLGISLIRNGDSVSSAEDSNAGETQYGSPIVIWATFAYYGAALEVL is encoded by the exons ATGGCGGTGACAACGAAGGTCTTCTTGCTAATCGTTTTCGATATACTTCTCGCCTGCACAAGTTTTGCTTCCG GGGAAGGATCAAGAGAATGGAGCAGTTGGACTGGGTGTAGCCAGACGTGCGGATACGGTGTTGATTATCGACACCGTCCGTGCCCCCGGGGCGATCATGCGGAGTGTGACGTTTCAGAACTGGGACAGCTGAATAGATGTAAACTCCAAGAATGTCCAA TTCATGGAGGATGGAGCCAATGGACTAATTCATCTGAGTGTTCTTCTCCATGCGGCTACAGGAACCAGACCAGGAGTTGCACCAATCCGATCCCTACCAATGGGGGAAGAAAATGCCCGGGAGAGACATCAAAAAAGATCCGATGCTGGGGCCTTCCTGATTGTGAAGTG GAATCTAGTAGCCTGCAGTCTTCCTGGGCACCTGATAATGTCAGTAAGCACCCAACAACTCCAGAGGTAGTGGAACCGGAAAACAGTCCGTTGTCCTCTATCCCTCATCCTGCAAATTCGGGAAACATTGATCCAGTTACTCCAGGCGAAGGGATATCATGGGTCAACACTGGTGGTGCACATGCTGTGAGTTTTGAGCATTACAATGCTGGAGAGTTGCAAGATGGTAGCCCCACTCCTGATTCGGGCAACTTTAGCATGTTATCACGGATCAGCACTGGTGATTCTGCAGATCATGTGAGTTCTTTTGATGCTGGAGAGTCGCATGATGGTAGCCCGCCTACTACTGCAGGCGACATTCACCCCACTTCTCATGAGGGCAATCCTGGCACTGTCCCTCAGGGCTCCGGGGATTCTAACGCAGGAGACCAAGATGGCAGCCCCACTCCTGATTCGGTCAACTTTAGCATATTATCACGGATCAGCACTGGTGTTTCTGCAGATCATGTGAGTTCTTTTGATGCTGGAGAGTCACATGATGGTAGCCCGCCTACTACTGCGGGCGACATTGACCCCACTTCTCAGGGCAATCCTGAGACTGTCCCTCACGGCTCCGGGGATTCTAACGCAGGAGACCAAGATGGTAGCCCCACTCCTGATTCGGTCAACTTTAGCATATTATCACGGATCAGCACTGGTGTTTCTGCAGATCATGTGAGTTCTGTTGATGCTGGAGAGTCACATGATGGTAGCCCGCCTACTACTGCGGGCGACATTGACCCCACTTCTCAGGGCAATCCTGAGACTGTCCCTCACGGCTCCGGGGATTCTAACGCAGGAGACCAAGATGGTAGCCCCACTCCTGATTCGGTCAACTTTAGCATATTATCACGGATCAGCACTGGTGATTCTGCAGATCATGTGAGTTCGTTTGATGCTGGAGAGTCGCATGATGGTAGCCGGCCTACTACTGCGGGCGACATTGACCCCACTTCTCAGGACAATCCTGACACTGTCCCTCAGGGCTCCGGGGATTCTAACGCAGGAGACCAAGATGGTAGCCCCACTCCTGATCCGGGCAACCTTGGTATATCATTGATCAGGAATGGTGATTCTGTGAGTTCAGCTGAGGATTCGAATGCAGGAGAGACGCAATATGGTAGCCCCATCGTGATATGGGcaacatttgcatattatggAGCAGCACTCGAGGTTCTCTGA